The region atctcacaatggtagatgttagcaacgcacgatagtatagggagttccggatgcaggttcccagtgcagagatgtagatgagacagactgacaaaggttagattactcactaagtagCTGTAATGTTGTAGataccagcaggcagaagtagttggattgcaggcaccaaggcagggagagcaggccctcgaggagcgagtacctggtatcccagataggcacctgaaagaaagctaagggcccccgaggagcgggtacccaggttagatgaaataccccaaagggcagagagagcttccagcggcaacacggaagcggcagagtagcttagaccgaggcgaatccaatccttgctaactcgaatgtTTAGCAAACGAAGGggaggctaaatacctggatggtgtGATGTTACTCGAGGAGGATGCCCCTgcggttcccgccatgatgtggataaagacgtggatggcgtgcatgcaccctaggaggccctcaggagaaacatggcggatagccttgccatagcctttccagggatgccggagagagcggcaagcagacgtggcggtagccatcttcccaaggctagttgggagagcagagagaaaggtgaggcacagaagtCGAAGCTGCCTGAGACCGGATGCAACAATTAGAATTAGGTGGATCATTTcaattaaaatttccttgtaagtgtattcTTAAGTATCAAGGCAACAGATATGTTTTTCATGAAGTAGCACAGCTGGATAGTTTCCTGAGCAATAAGGAGGTCCCTAATATTGAAAGTGGTAATATTTAATGTATTACTCTAGGTCCAAAAAAAAGTGGCTTTTCAATGTGAAATCTGTTTTTTCCTTTATAATATTTCTCCCCATTTGTGGTTTGATTATAGATCCTTAGTTTTgcattgtttaatgtaaaccttTCGTGTAATTTGATTGTGACTAAAAGAGTCTTTTTGCAGTAAACAAGGTTAATTACTTGGAAGATttgatttaaaattcaataaagaaataattatttttaaaaatgttcaagTATTTACAGCACTCTTTACTAATCATTTGCCCATAGACGCAAAAGAAGataaaatctttagtaaataggtTCCTAGAGCTGTTCAGTGTTTTTCTTGCTGCAAGATGTTATTTGGGCTTGCTTAGGGGTGgtgatggaggcaaagaatttcATTCACCTTCACCCAGAATGAGTTGTATGTGTAAATCTTTGggtaccttttgaaaattgcagaaTAGAGGCCAAGATGTGGAGTGAGAGTGGAAATCAAACTGTCTCTTCAGTTTCACATATGTACTTTAATAAAACACATATACACAAGTCCCCCAGAAAAATTGTGTCAGATTTATGACCTGGGCCAAAAAAGCCTTGCAGAACTGCTTACAGAGTTGTAACACAGCATGGCATGTATTTTGCTTGAGGCgtaatttcctgcaacttctggaACGGGAAGAattaaagcaaagagaaagctgcAAGCCAAGACTAGTATAAAAATGAGATTATGTTCCTCTTACAGCTAAACATAAGGACTGAGCAGATATCCTACAATGCTTTTACACGGGTACTTCAGTTTTTCTGTGGATTTTATTTTTCCGTGCTTAAGCTTTGAGTACTAAGTATAGAAGTATGTCATTTGGGATTTAGTTCCTGATTTAAGCTTTTGCTTGGTAGTCTAGTCGAGAGCTGGCAGtgctgaggagggggggggcaggcctgtggaATGCTGTGGAGACTGCTCCAACTCTAAAGCTGGCTACAGCAGTTCCCGGCCCTTTCAGGACAGAAATGTGAGCAAACACCAGAGGCCATGCATTAGGGACCCCTGCCAAGCAGTAAAAGAGAGGAGAGATTAGATTGCCACACATGGGCCAGATGTACCGGGTGTTGCATAATCTTTGCCTCCCCCATTGCAGAAGCAATCTGATAAAAACATGCAATGTACCATTGtaatcagcattcaaaatggaattAAACATATGATTAATAGTTGGTGTGCCCACCGTTAGCTGTTGTAACCCTCTGTACATCAGGGTTCACCATCCTAGCCTTGGGGGAGCATTGTATTACTGTCCTGAAATGGGGGAAATAGATTTCTGGAGCCATGAGCAGGGGGCAGGATAACCTGGTAGAGCCACTATCAGGCTGAGAACACTCCATATAAACAAACCACTCTCCAGGCTCAAGTTGTTCTCCAAATAATATATAGTTTACTGCTGAATCTTCAGGATCGAACATAATGACAGTGACAGTTCAGACAGATGCAGAAATCAAACAGAATCACAATTACAGAAATCTTAACTCCTTTCCTtaagtaacatttttttcttaCAACACAGTAGTTCTGGTTActttgtttctcctctttcctcagCTTTGGCACCCTCTAGCCTGATCCTTTCTTCAGTTTCCTCAAATAGCAAAATAGTTACTCACAAGATTGTCCTGCTTAGCTCAAGAAAAATCCTTCTGGTGCAGCAAAACAAGTTCCTTCTGccacagtttggcttcctggtcATAAATTCCAAATTCTAGGCGGTTTTACACTCTTTACTTCTCCTCTGTTCTCAAGCCTCTGGGGATTTTTAGGGGGAAATCCCTGCACTCCTGGCTGCTCCATTCTGAGATCTTGGGTGAGGATCACAGGTCTACTCAACTCTTTCCTTGCAATCTGGAAAAGCCCCTAACTCAAGAGAGTCAGGGTCTTTTAACACTTCTGCTCCAGAACCAAACCCCCTTATCTGTCAAGAGGGCAGGTTACACATCCTTACACTTGTAAGGATGTGTAACCTGCCCTCTTGGGcaggcaaaggttatgcaacagccagtactaaagggtttttcttATGTTTGGTCAATGGGAAAAACTGTTTAGTAAATTTGGCCCTAAGTCACATTTAACTGGAAATTTAAATAGCCATTTTATCTTTTCCTGATGATATCTGCTTATTTAATGAAACATGAATCTTTATTTTTGTGCTGGTTTCAATAATCATTTGCATATTTGTCTCAGATAGCAAGAACAAGAGACAACCTGCTACGATGGTGAGTATGCTTTGAAAGCTACTGTCTTACTGGGATTACTAGTAAAGTTTTCTATGTGCACACAGTTAGTATAGAAGAAATTTCTTGGCGATGACGATGGGGGGAGGCGGGGTAGGGaattgcctttcttttctttgaaCAATTTGTTTCTATAAGATGAGGTAGCAACAGCATTTGGAAGTTGGCCGATAAAAGCCAACATCATAAagtaaaagcattgctcatgttCAAAACTATTTAGCTGACAGAAAATTAGAACACCAAGTTTGGTGAATGTCAGGGTTTTTAGGAGTCCTTGTCATGATCTGTCGCATTGCAGTGGTGCAGCAGCAGAAACATGCAGATGAAGCAACAGATTTATCCCCAAGTGTTTCCATCTGCATGTCTCTGCTTCTATAACAGGTTCGTAAACGAGTGTCGATTTTCAGACTCTTGTTACCTCATTCAGACTCAATCTACCTTGTAAAACCTTTAGAGTTATGAAACTGCTTTTTGTAATTTGGCACCAAGGTCTAGTATGTAGATTTATGTGcagcttagcttttttttttagcatagctTAGCTTCCAAAGCTGTAAGTGTGATTGCCAACGCTGGTCCTGGTGTGCCACCAAAAGGTCTGGTTGTGACATTTGCATATATTAATTGTCCTGAAAACTAGATGGGTTAGTGGTATACAAAGATCATATTTACAGGTATTTGTATACCACTTTGTATAACAGTGGAAGGGAATGATGTGGTCTCGAATCTTCTTGTTCATCACAatttttggataatttttaacTGTCCTGTAAAAGTTATCAGATCTTGTAAAGAAtctttttctccaggaccaatctGCCTTATTGAACAGGCTGCAGATCTTTAAAAAGATGACTACAGGTACTTACTAAGAAAGAAAATAGTCTGCAAAACTGATAAATATTGTGATAATAAGAAATTTAACATAATTTAGATGACAGAACAGATTAAAACACTGCCACAAAACACAAGAAGTTGAAGAAAAAAATTGatatgtgaattaaaaaaaaataattttttttaaccttggctgtagtaatgaaaaaaatgtattcatagTAATTTCTCCTCCCAGTGttaacttttgttttgtttttttttttctccctccaacAGGGAAGAGTACAGAGATCTCCTCCCGGACAGCACAGTCACTGTGAAAAATGTTTCAATCGGTATTGCCAAATTTCAGTCCAGCCTGCTATTTCTTGTGCAATGATCAACTGTCGCTCCCGCTGTGGTGCTACTTTTCACCTGTGCAAAGAAGAGGAGCACAGACTGCTCTGCCCCTTAGAGTGGGTTCCTTGCCTCAACTCTGCATTTGGGTGCCCTTTCTCCATGTCTCGGCTCAAGCTTGCAAAACACCTGAAGGTTTGCCCAGCTAGTGTGGTGTGCTGCTCTATGGAATGGAACCGCTGGCCTAACATAGATTCCAAAATGACTTTATATGAGAATGTCATGAACGAGCCACACAGCGAAGAACTTCTGGACATAGCTTTAGCCCTCAGAGACCAGAAGATTCTCTTCAGCTCTCTCAAGATGGCTCAGCTCTTTCCAGAACTATCTGAATGCAGAGGAAATGCTGTACCACCTAGTGGAACACAAGACCTAGAAGGTGCTGTTGGTGGAAACATGACGACAGATGCTGATGGGTTAGATGTTACACAGTTGAATGAGGTTGAAGAAGAAGCTGAACTTAGTCAATCTGAGCGTGAGGCTTTGGCCAAGGACAAGGAAGTCATGGACCTGGCCAAATATGCAACATGGGAGCGCATTTTTAGCAAAGAACATTCAGCATCCAAATGTGCAGAGCCTGGATCGAAATTGGGACAAAAAGAAAAGCATGAAAACAAAGCCAAACAACTTTGTACCACAAGCAgtacctgcagcagcagcagccatcaaGAGGCAAAAGCTCCAACTGTGGAAGAGCAAAATAAAGCCCAAACAAAGGAATACTTGGAAAAGAAAGGGCTTGCGCCTTGGCAAGAAGGAGTATTGGAAAGGTTGAAAAAGGAAGTTGATGTGGGAGATTATAACATGTACCTAGTGCATCATGGGAAAATGTTGATTCATTTTGGCCAGATGCCTGCTTGCACACCCAGGGAAAAAGACTTTGTTTATGGTAGCCTTGAGGCACAAGAAGTGAAGACAGTGTGCACGTTCAAAATTCCCTCAAGCTACCGTTGCAAGAGAGGAAAAACTGGAGAAGGTATAGTCAAACACAAAATGGAGGACAAGTCAGTAGATACCTCcgatttaaaaataatatttgagGAACTGCCGAAATCAGATGAAATAAAAACTGTCTTGTTGTGTGCACTGGAAAGAGAATTTAAAGGTCATGAAATATCTGAGAAGAAGGCTATTGATGGCCTATTTATTGATATTGGAACACAGATCTATAGCTTTGATTTACAGCCATTTCCTACACACACAGTTCTAGCAGATATTTTGCTTGACAGGAATCCAGCTCTCTATTTAGATCTCCAGAGTGAGAGTGTTACACAAAGGCATAACAAAAGCAGCTCCACTTTCAGCTTCATTTGTAACCACTTCTTTAGAAGGGATGAGTTCCCATCCCACTTCAAGAATGTCCACTCTGATATCCAGTCTTGTCTAAATGGCTGGTTCCAGCAGCGCTGCCCACTTTCCTACTTAGGATGTACTTTTGTTCAAAGACGATTCTGTCCCTCCGATCAAAACTCAAAGATCATCTACAATCAGCAACTCAACACGTTTGCTGTCAAGCCACAGTTTGCACCTGTGCTTTTCCAAGGCATGAAGCCCAGCCTTTCCAGGAATGATCAAGGGAACAGCAAGGATACTCTGACCAGCCTTCCTCTGGAAATTCTGCAGCACATTGCTGGATTTTTGGACTGCTTCAGTTTGTCACAGCTGTCCCAAGTGTCTGTTCTGCTGAGAGATGTCTGTAGCACTTTATTACAGGAAAGGGGCATGGTCATGCTGCAGTGGGAGAAGAAAAGATATTCTCATGGGGGCACATCATGGAGAGCTCGCAAAAAGGTAAGCTAATTTGTCTGTATTACAAAGTGAAAATGTAATGGTGAAAATGGACAATACTAAAATTGGAATTTCCTGGTATGAAAAAAATCCTCCTCCCAAAAAAATCATAGTACAAAAAATATTATGCAGAAACCAAAAAGAATCCTAGGGTTGAAAATTATTTTCAGATACTGTGTAAACATCTAACCAGTCAACTTTCCATAGATGCTGGTCatgtaaaaaaaattctaaacaatTAGAAGTGAAACATGCACCTTCAGAGCTCTGCCCACCATCTCATGCAACATAAGTGTTTGCGAGAGAAACCAACAGTCATTGTAACCATGGTGcaccaaaagaaataaaatacttgtgtgaatgaatatttaaaaatgcCATTGCACAAAATCAAAATGTCACAAACACtcacataaatataaataaatatatatacacaatatatATTTTGATTATGCAGCTCCTTAGTTAAGCAAAATTTATCAAAACAGGttagcttccttttttttttttttttaacgaaacACCAAAATGATACTTACTCCAACATGGGTCATGTTTCGCTAAAAGCTGCTTCAAGGTTGCTCACTTTTCACCAGTCATTAAATGTAAGGAGCAAAATTGCATATTATGTCTGGAGATTGCTTCTAACAAATTGAGAACACTTTTAAACAACATACTTTGTGTTCTAAGCACATAATTTCTTCACCAGTACAAAAACTATTCTTGTACacattttcttaaaataaatgctacagcagcttctcacatcATGGCCAGTCAATTATACCTTCCAAACCATGGGTTCATGAACAAAAACTGGAACCAGTGGTGAGTCTCCCCAATGTCCATCAAATTTACCTAAGTAAAAAAAGTCCATGTACTATTGGATAATCCATTTGTTAGCCAAAAAATAGGTttgaaaaattatagaaaaactTGCCATTCAGTGTCCCAATTTAAACCTAAAAGGTGAACAGTTTGTCACTGAAAAATCCTCTGTTGCTCTTTTTATATAAGCATGTGTGCAAGATCTCCTCGGGGCACTGATAGTTGCTCCAGTACAGGGAATCGTCTGTTTTCTACACTGTGCTCCATGTGCACCTAATGTTCAATTAATTGGAACTTCCAAATGGGAATTTTATACAACTCAGATGTTCAATAGTCCTagagccccctccccacccacagtTTGCAGTGGTAGATAAATATGGGTTTCAATGTCACATACTGTACAGACAAGATGACCCTCTACAAAGCTTGAACAGTGATTCATGGAGTCGTTCACCATCCAGAAACAGAGAAATCCAGTGACCTTTAGGGTACAACTGCCAGCAAGCATCTGGATTCACCCAGTTTTACATAtggtcctgatttttttttctttgagttgTTATACAGAACAGCTTTAAACAACCATGATAGCAAAGTAATTTACATTAGCTTCAAAACAACACAGTATTGACTCATTAACTTTTCCCTTATAGAACAACTAAGGACCCCTCTAACATGCATACACAGCCATatacattcacacccacacaccatttgcacacacatgaTAAGCAAGAGCACTGCCCAAATTTACTGAAACAATCTCAAGGGTTTAAAGAAAATATTACCCCCCTTTTTTTGTTCCTTAGGTAGCAAACAGTACCTTAGACCACAGATCGTAGTAACCTCTCGTATAGAGGAATGACCTTTGAGCGGTGACTTCCCTTTTCTGTATCATTTCCAACTACACATTCTGTTGCATTAGATTTTTCCGTTGAGCAAACAACGAGGCCTCCTCTAACTGCCAACACAGCAGAACAGATTTTTTTGCCAGGAGGAAGGCCACAGAAACAAATTTCCTCCCGTCCTGGAGCAAAGTAAACACACTTATGCGGATATCCCAGACCACGGAAGTTCACAGCCCAAGATCTGTTCAAGAAACACAATAATTTTGTTCCAAAAAACGTGTAGTTTTTGGCACCGC is a window of Rhinatrema bivittatum chromosome 15, aRhiBiv1.1, whole genome shotgun sequence DNA encoding:
- the FBXO40 gene encoding F-box only protein 40 yields the protein MGRVQRSPPGQHSHCEKCFNRYCQISVQPAISCAMINCRSRCGATFHLCKEEEHRLLCPLEWVPCLNSAFGCPFSMSRLKLAKHLKVCPASVVCCSMEWNRWPNIDSKMTLYENVMNEPHSEELLDIALALRDQKILFSSLKMAQLFPELSECRGNAVPPSGTQDLEGAVGGNMTTDADGLDVTQLNEVEEEAELSQSEREALAKDKEVMDLAKYATWERIFSKEHSASKCAEPGSKLGQKEKHENKAKQLCTTSSTCSSSSHQEAKAPTVEEQNKAQTKEYLEKKGLAPWQEGVLERLKKEVDVGDYNMYLVHHGKMLIHFGQMPACTPREKDFVYGSLEAQEVKTVCTFKIPSSYRCKRGKTGEGIVKHKMEDKSVDTSDLKIIFEELPKSDEIKTVLLCALEREFKGHEISEKKAIDGLFIDIGTQIYSFDLQPFPTHTVLADILLDRNPALYLDLQSESVTQRHNKSSSTFSFICNHFFRRDEFPSHFKNVHSDIQSCLNGWFQQRCPLSYLGCTFVQRRFCPSDQNSKIIYNQQLNTFAVKPQFAPVLFQGMKPSLSRNDQGNSKDTLTSLPLEILQHIAGFLDCFSLSQLSQVSVLLRDVCSTLLQERGMVMLQWEKKRYSHGGTSWRARKKVWQFSSLFATVHTWRFKDIPSISEHLKTCPFYAVECRQDPVPLISMCGPCEQEQEKESLLSFRHRL